The Candidatus Accumulibacter similis genome has a segment encoding these proteins:
- the kdsA gene encoding 3-deoxy-8-phosphooctulonate synthase: MRLCNFEAGLAQPLFLIAGPCTAESLGLCLEVAGQLQQVCARLGLPYIFKASYDKANRSSGRSPRGPGIDEGLRILAEVRRQIAVPVLTDVHREQDIAAVAAVVDVLQTPAFLCRQTDFIEAVAASGKPVNIKKGQFLAPADMRNVVDKARSAAAGADTIMVCERGVSFGYNNLVADMRSLAIMRDSGCPVVFDATHSVQLPGGQGTVSGGQREVIPVLARAAVAAGIAGLFMETHPRPEIALSDGPNSWPLARMESLLTTLVAIDRLVKTAGLAEIGL, from the coding sequence ATGAGGCTCTGCAACTTCGAGGCGGGACTCGCGCAACCGCTCTTCCTGATCGCCGGCCCGTGCACCGCCGAGTCGCTCGGCCTCTGCCTCGAGGTCGCCGGGCAGCTGCAGCAGGTCTGTGCCCGCCTTGGTTTGCCGTACATCTTCAAGGCCTCCTACGACAAGGCCAACCGCAGTTCCGGTCGGTCGCCGCGTGGACCGGGGATCGACGAGGGTCTGCGCATCCTGGCCGAGGTGCGGCGGCAGATCGCTGTCCCGGTCCTCACCGACGTCCATCGCGAGCAGGACATCGCCGCTGTCGCAGCCGTCGTCGACGTCCTGCAGACGCCGGCCTTCCTCTGTCGACAGACCGACTTCATCGAGGCCGTCGCCGCCTCGGGCAAACCGGTCAACATCAAGAAGGGGCAGTTCCTGGCGCCTGCCGACATGCGCAACGTCGTCGACAAGGCGCGCAGCGCCGCCGCTGGCGCCGATACCATCATGGTCTGCGAGCGGGGCGTCTCCTTTGGCTACAACAATCTCGTCGCCGACATGCGCAGTCTGGCGATCATGCGCGACAGCGGCTGCCCGGTGGTCTTCGACGCCACCCATTCGGTGCAGTTGCCCGGCGGCCAGGGAACGGTTTCCGGTGGCCAGCGCGAGGTCATTCCGGTGCTGGCGCGGGCTGCGGTTGCCGCCGGCATTGCCGGGCTGTTCATGGAAACCCATCCACGTCCGGAGATCGCACTGTCGGACGGTCCCAACAGTTGGCCGCTGGCTCGCATGGAAAGCCTGCTGACGACCCTCGTCGCCATTGATCGCCTGGTCAAGACGGCCGGTCTGGCGGAGATCGGGTTGTGA
- the ftsB gene encoding cell division protein FtsB codes for MRWLAIALVVVIVLLQHPLWLGKGGWLRVWEVDRQLAEQKEINHVLELRNAGLDAEVRDLKQGYDAIEERARFELGMVKQGEVFVQIPERAAAEPAAAVIPGKAPAAPAAKAVAAAPAKVAAAAKPGAASLQPAKAAPP; via the coding sequence GTGCGCTGGCTGGCTATCGCCCTGGTGGTGGTCATCGTCCTGCTGCAGCACCCGCTGTGGCTGGGCAAGGGCGGCTGGCTGCGGGTCTGGGAAGTCGACCGGCAACTGGCGGAGCAGAAGGAGATCAATCATGTCCTCGAACTGCGCAATGCCGGGCTCGATGCCGAGGTGCGTGACCTCAAGCAGGGTTACGACGCGATCGAGGAGCGTGCCCGCTTCGAGCTGGGGATGGTCAAGCAGGGTGAGGTGTTCGTCCAGATTCCCGAACGGGCAGCGGCAGAACCAGCGGCCGCAGTGATCCCCGGGAAAGCGCCAGCGGCGCCCGCCGCCAAGGCGGTAGCGGCGGCTCCGGCCAAGGTGGCGGCAGCGGCGAAGCCGGGCGCAGCGTCGCTGCAGCCGGCAAAGGCGGCGCCGCCGTAG
- a CDS encoding peroxiredoxin, whose product MLKAGQAAPMFVLPDADMELIDIAHFQGRSNVILFFYPRDGAPCCTLQATDFSDHEDEFARFDCQIFGISPDDCLKHAEFRDEHGISVCLLSDEDGMACRQYGVWQEREVNGVRKSGIVRSTFIIDKQGVLRLAEYGVNAKGHALAMLRAVKELNS is encoded by the coding sequence ATGCTGAAAGCAGGACAGGCAGCGCCGATGTTCGTCCTCCCCGATGCGGACATGGAACTCATCGATATCGCCCACTTTCAGGGCAGAAGCAATGTCATCCTCTTCTTCTACCCAAGAGATGGCGCACCGTGCTGTACCCTGCAGGCAACCGACTTCTCGGATCACGAGGACGAGTTCGCGCGGTTCGATTGCCAGATCTTCGGCATCAGTCCCGACGACTGTCTGAAGCACGCCGAGTTCCGGGACGAGCACGGTATCTCCGTCTGCCTGCTGTCCGACGAAGACGGCATGGCGTGCAGGCAGTACGGTGTCTGGCAGGAACGGGAGGTGAATGGTGTCCGGAAGTCCGGCATCGTCCGCTCGACTTTCATCATCGACAAACAGGGCGTCCTTCGGCTCGCGGAGTACGGAGTCAACGCCAAGGGCCACGCGCTCGCCATGCTGCGGGCGGTGAAGGAACTCAATTCATGA
- a CDS encoding DUF1330 domain-containing protein, with translation MTAYLLAEAQFAEAPAAAACEVLAEAAIACHGGRLLASGGRSEVLEGNWRAPGRLLIVEFDSLQQAKRFYDSPEYQQARAARGDAAAMNVLVVEGLPL, from the coding sequence GTGACGGCCTATCTGCTGGCCGAGGCGCAGTTTGCCGAGGCGCCGGCCGCTGCCGCCTGCGAGGTGCTGGCCGAGGCGGCCATCGCCTGCCACGGTGGCCGCCTGTTGGCAAGTGGCGGCCGCAGCGAGGTGCTGGAGGGGAACTGGCGGGCGCCCGGCCGCTTGCTGATCGTCGAATTCGATTCGCTGCAGCAGGCGAAGAGGTTTTATGATTCGCCCGAGTACCAGCAGGCACGAGCCGCACGCGGCGATGCGGCGGCCATGAACGTGCTGGTCGTCGAAGGATTGCCGCTTTGA
- a CDS encoding peptidylprolyl isomerase, translating to MQVAKNTVVTLDYSVTDFEGELVDAGQEPLVYLHGGYDDIFPLIEEAVHGKRVGESVVVKMQPDDAFGEYDATLVQLEPRSQFPDELQVGMQFEGIPEGGDEDDEEDVLIYRVTEIAADKVVLDGNHPLAGMSLIFTCTVTDVRPATADEIRHGHTHDDDLDDED from the coding sequence ATGCAAGTTGCCAAGAATACCGTCGTCACCCTCGATTACAGCGTCACCGATTTCGAGGGCGAGTTGGTCGATGCCGGCCAGGAACCGCTGGTCTATCTGCACGGCGGCTACGACGACATCTTTCCGCTGATCGAGGAAGCCGTCCACGGCAAGCGCGTCGGCGAATCGGTGGTCGTCAAGATGCAGCCGGACGATGCGTTTGGCGAGTACGATGCGACGCTCGTACAACTCGAGCCGCGCAGCCAGTTTCCCGACGAACTGCAGGTGGGAATGCAGTTCGAGGGCATTCCAGAGGGCGGCGATGAGGACGACGAAGAGGATGTCCTGATCTACCGCGTGACCGAGATTGCCGCCGACAAGGTGGTGCTCGATGGCAACCACCCGCTGGCCGGGATGTCGCTGATCTTCACCTGCACGGTGACCGACGTTCGTCCGGCGACGGCCGATGAAATCAGGCATGGCCACACGCACGA
- a CDS encoding SIMPL domain-containing protein (The SIMPL domain is named for its presence in mouse protein SIMPL (signalling molecule that associates with mouse pelle-like kinase). Bacterial member BP26, from Brucella, was shown to assemble into a channel-like structure, while YggE from E. coli has been associated with resistance to oxidative stress.) has product MKALAALRNALPLLALPFLGLLPVPPALAATAERTTTVDLAAEASRPAANDLARATVFAEASGATPGELGRRVNGLVADGLRIARSYGNVRVQSGATHTQPMYGKGNRIEGWRMRSDLTLESTDPAALSELLGKLQASLGVASLNMLPAAETRRRAETEATIAALAAFRERAKVIADALGKPFRIRHLTVNSSGRPPVMPLMRSPAMAADAAPPMPLEAGESLVSTTVSGQIELLE; this is encoded by the coding sequence ATGAAAGCACTCGCGGCACTGCGCAACGCCCTGCCCCTCCTCGCCCTGCCCTTCCTCGGCCTGCTGCCTGTTCCGCCGGCGCTGGCGGCCACCGCAGAGCGCACGACGACTGTCGACCTGGCCGCAGAAGCCAGCCGGCCGGCGGCCAACGACCTGGCACGCGCGACGGTCTTCGCCGAAGCCAGCGGTGCGACACCGGGCGAACTGGGCAGACGGGTCAACGGCCTGGTCGCCGACGGGCTGAGGATCGCCAGGTCCTACGGCAACGTCCGCGTGCAGAGTGGTGCCACGCACACGCAGCCCATGTACGGCAAGGGCAACCGGATCGAAGGTTGGCGCATGCGATCCGACCTGACACTCGAGTCCACCGACCCGGCGGCACTCTCGGAACTTCTCGGCAAGCTGCAGGCCTCGCTCGGCGTTGCCAGCCTGAACATGCTGCCAGCGGCCGAAACGCGCCGCAGGGCGGAGACCGAAGCGACCATCGCTGCGCTGGCTGCCTTCCGCGAGCGCGCCAAGGTGATCGCCGACGCGCTCGGAAAGCCCTTCCGGATCCGGCACCTGACGGTCAACAGCAGTGGCCGCCCGCCCGTGATGCCGCTCATGCGTTCGCCGGCGATGGCTGCCGACGCAGCGCCGCCGATGCCGTTGGAGGCTGGCGAGAGCCTGGTCAGCACGACGGTCTCGGGACAGATCGAGTTGCTCGAATAG
- the eno gene encoding phosphopyruvate hydratase, whose protein sequence is MSSVVDVVAREVLDSRGNPTVECDVLLESGVMGRAAVPSGASTGSREAIELRDGDAARYLGKGVLQAVENVNTEISEAIVGLDAQEQAFIDQTLIHLDGTDNKARLGANAMLAVSMAVAKAAAEESGLPLYRYFGGSGPMQMPVPMMNIINGGEHANNSLDFQEFMILPVSQTSFREALRCGAEVFHALKKLLHKKGFSTAVGDEGGFAPNLGSHAEALQLIMQAIENAGYGAGEDVLIGLDCAASELYRDGRYHLAGEHLQLSPPELVDYLASLADRFPIVSIEDGMAEGDWDGWKLLTSRLGKGVQIVGDDVFVTNTRIFKEGIRQGIGNSILIKINQIGTLSETFAAIEMAKRAGYTAVISHRSGETEDSTIADIAVGMNALQIKTGSLSRSDRIAKYNQLLRIEEDLGDTAGYPGRDAFYNLI, encoded by the coding sequence ATGAGCTCAGTCGTTGATGTCGTCGCCCGCGAGGTGCTGGATTCGCGTGGCAACCCAACCGTCGAATGCGACGTCCTTCTCGAGTCGGGGGTGATGGGCCGGGCTGCGGTTCCGTCGGGCGCCTCGACCGGGTCGCGGGAGGCGATCGAGCTGCGCGACGGTGATGCCGCCCGCTATCTCGGCAAGGGTGTCCTGCAGGCGGTCGAGAACGTCAACACCGAGATTTCCGAGGCGATCGTCGGTCTCGATGCGCAGGAGCAGGCGTTCATCGACCAGACGCTGATTCATCTCGATGGCACCGACAACAAGGCGCGCCTCGGGGCGAACGCGATGCTCGCGGTGTCGATGGCAGTTGCCAAGGCGGCCGCCGAGGAGTCCGGTCTGCCGCTCTACCGCTACTTCGGCGGCTCGGGCCCGATGCAGATGCCGGTGCCGATGATGAACATCATCAACGGTGGCGAGCACGCCAACAACAGCCTCGATTTCCAGGAGTTCATGATTCTCCCGGTCAGTCAGACGTCGTTCCGGGAGGCGCTGCGCTGCGGCGCCGAGGTCTTCCACGCCCTGAAGAAGCTGTTGCACAAGAAGGGTTTCTCGACCGCGGTCGGCGATGAGGGTGGCTTCGCGCCCAACCTCGGCAGTCATGCCGAGGCGCTGCAACTCATCATGCAGGCGATCGAGAACGCCGGCTACGGGGCCGGTGAAGACGTGCTGATCGGTCTCGATTGCGCAGCCTCGGAACTGTACCGCGACGGTCGCTACCACCTGGCCGGCGAGCACCTGCAACTGAGCCCGCCCGAACTGGTCGATTACCTGGCCAGCCTCGCCGATCGCTTCCCGATCGTCTCGATCGAGGACGGCATGGCCGAAGGCGACTGGGATGGCTGGAAGCTCCTCACCAGCCGTCTCGGCAAGGGGGTGCAGATCGTCGGTGACGACGTCTTCGTCACCAACACGCGCATTTTCAAGGAAGGCATCAGGCAGGGAATCGGCAACTCGATCCTGATCAAGATCAACCAGATCGGCACCCTTTCCGAAACCTTCGCCGCCATCGAGATGGCCAAGCGTGCCGGCTACACGGCGGTCATCTCGCACCGTTCGGGCGAGACCGAGGACAGCACCATCGCCGACATCGCGGTCGGCATGAACGCGCTGCAGATCAAGACCGGTTCGCTGTCGCGTTCCGACCGCATCGCCAAGTACAACCAGTTGCTGCGCATCGAGGAGGATCTCGGCGATACGGCGGGTTACCCCGGTCGCGACGCCTTCTACAATCTCATCTGA